A window of the Odocoileus virginianus isolate 20LAN1187 ecotype Illinois chromosome 20, Ovbor_1.2, whole genome shotgun sequence genome harbors these coding sequences:
- the LOC110132099 gene encoding small ribosomal subunit protein uS14-like yields the protein MGHQQLYWSHPRKFGQGSRSCRVCSNQHSLIRKYGLNMCRQCFHQYTKDIGFIKLD from the coding sequence ATGGGTCACCAGCAGCTCTACTGGAGCCATCCGAGAAAATTCGGCCAGGGTTCTCGCTCTTGCCGGGTCTGCTCAAACCAGCACAGTCTGATCCGGAAATACGGCCTCAATATGTGCCGCCAGTGTTTCCACCAGTATACGAAGGACATCGGCTTCATTAAGTTGGACTAA